The Epinephelus lanceolatus isolate andai-2023 chromosome 13, ASM4190304v1, whole genome shotgun sequence genomic interval TATTATGTCACATCTgtaggataaaataaaacagggagCAACACCTCAAAATGTAAATGACAGTCTTTTAAATGCTTTCTTTTTGTCCTTGGAAGACAATGTAATATTAGCTGTCTAAAGTCAAGTAGCCAAAACTGGTACTTAGAGTTTCTGCTGTGTGTAGCAGGCGTGGTGGAGACGTAACGTTAACAAGTGGCCATGACCTCAACACCGGTGATGTACTGAATCTTGTAACGACTATAACACTGCCTTTCTTTCacaatttctacatttctttatCACGTTCTAGATGATAATCTCGCAATGCGCTTTTGAtaacagtaacgttaacgttacagaTACATTTCAGTCCCCTTCGACTTTTATCAATGTCACGTTACCATAATTAACGTTAGcgttctatatttaaaaatgttgaagCGTTTTTTAAGATTGTGTAATCTGAATAACAGCTGAATCATTGTTTCAAGATTTGTTGTATAATGTTAGTTTCAGGTAGACTCTCTTACCTCAAGTTTCGTGAAGGAGCTGGCACCAAGCGGCACCAAGCTGACACCACAGGGCTTGCCAAGTagcgtagcttgttagcctCGTAGCTtcttagcctagcttgttagccttagctaacttagcagcgtCGAGCGAGGTGGGCGTGTTTAGGCAACCAGGCTTCCTTTGGcccgcctctttgcccatttttgattgtccgggagttgggcggagtcaggcactgccaagacGGCGACATCCATAGCCAagtattttgagcttcaaaTCCACTCTTCAGAAACggatgggtgacgtcacggtgactatgtccattatttatacagtctatgatttttCCACATTCTGTTTCCTGCACTGTGAACAGCTTTCATCACAACAGAAGCACTTTAATTTCCGTTGTTAATGTTGTTAACTgaatatattctaatcctcactcagagaaaaaaaccGTCACGTAGGTTCGGGCTACGACAACACtcaacccctgagcttgccttagaaggactaaatgcacaaacctgctatttttaaatatcccatggagagagactctcactgcagcctgtttgattttgttctgaaaatgttgacgtgcagcctcgttctgtggacgataaaagaggcgcagacttccatctgtgtcaccggtgatgaggaaatacagtgagtgctggacagagcagtgagtgacaacaactccgccctcatttaagaggactgtttgcagtggaaacactagggtctagctaccatgtctgaagggttactgttggttccaaaggtaccataccaaaagtgttggGTGGAAAAAGCAAGGCTTATAATTGCTGTATTGTGGAAATGTTGCCTTGGAATTCTTATCAGTAAAAAAGCGAATGTTGATACAACTGCTATTACCACTACTGATTAAATGTGAAGAGGTCATACCAGACCTAGGTTACATCCCATGACAGTTATGAGCATTGACACAGCATCATGTGTTGTTCTTACAAAAACAGAGCAAGATAACTTTCTTCAGGACTTTGTTTTGTCTCGAGGATCGAAGTTAATGCTCACTGTGATGAGCCAAAGCATTTACTCAACAAGCTGAAACCTACACTGTGTGCCACCATATTACAAACAGCATATATGCATCAAACTGTGTGAAGCTTTCCAGGTAGAATAACAACCTCTTTgcgcagcagcaacaacaaaaactgcTTTGAGGTGGTCCAGCCaaaatatacagtcaggtccataattatttggacaatgatacagttgtcatcattttggctctgtacaccaccacaatgggttttaaattaaacaatgaatacctgcttaaagtgcagactctcagctttcatttaaggcttttttcaaaaatgtagtatgaaccgtgtaggaattacaaccatttcttcacacagtcccccaactttaagggctcataagtatttggacaaactaacataatcatcaattaaacagtcagttttaatacttggttgcaaatcctttacagtcaatgactgcctgaagtgttggacacatagacatcatcagatgctgggtttcttccctggtgatgctctgccagccctttactgcagccgtctgcacttcctgcttgtgttttgggtgttttgccctcagttttggcctcagcaagagaaacgcatgttcaattggattcaggtcagatgatatgacttggccattgcagaacattccacttctttgccttaaaaatgtctttggttgcttttgcagtatgcttcaggtcattgtccaactgcactgtgaagcatcgtccaatgagttttgaagcatttggttgaatctgagcagataatggtgccccaaacacttcagctttcatcctgctgctcttgtcagcagtcacatcatcaataaatacaagagaaccagttccactggcagccatacatggccatgacataacagtacctccaccatgcttcactgatgaggtggtgtgctttggatcatgagcagttccttcccttcttccttctcttgtcttcccatcattctggtagttgatctttgttttatctgtccatagtatgctgttccacaactgtacaggctttttagatggtttttgacaaactctaatctggccttccatttttaaggctaaccaatggtttgcatcttgtgataaaccctctgtatttattctagtgaagtctagtgaaagctgaagtgtttagggcaccattatctgctcagattcaacaaaatgcttcaaaactcattggacgatgcttcacagtgcagttggacattgacctgaagcatattgcaaaagcgaccaaagacatttttaaggcaaagaagtggaatgttctgcaatggccaagtcatatcatctgacctgaatccaattgagcatgcgtttctcttgctgaggccaaaactgagggcaaaacacccaaaacacaagcaggaagtgcagacggctacagtaaagggctggcagagcatcaccagggaagaaacccagcatctgatgatgtctatgtgtccaacacttcaggcagtcattgactgtaaaggatttgcaaccaagtattaaaactgactgtttaattgatgattatgttagtttgtccaaatacttatgagcccttaaagtcgggggactgtgtgaagaaatggttgtcattcctacacggttcatactacgtttttgaaaaaagccttaaatgaaagctgagagtctgcactttaagcaggtattcattgtttcatttaaaacccattgtggtggtgtacagagccaaaatgacgacaactgtatcactgtccaaataattatggacctgactgtataatgTAGGCTGGGGACCATTTCACTGGAACTGAATTGCTCGGAAACAACTTGCGTCCATGTTAACTTCCTGTtagctgatgtcattcacatacactgcaaattgcccccaacaggaaatacaaagggacacaTCTGAAACGTTGATGCATATCAAACAATCTTTAAAACCAGAGCACTACTTTTTTACACCTAACAATGAAGACTCCACATATTCAAATACAGTCAATTCCATTCAATAACAGTATTTATTAAACATGACGTCAAAGTTAAAGCATTTTTCACACAATGATGATTTGTCACATTCGACCTCACtcataatgtttgtttatgtcGGTAATAAAACAACATAGCCTGTATATATGTGCACACATACTTTCACATGTAATGTAGGATATCAATTTTCCCTGCAGCATCTTGTTTCCTTCACTTTGTCCTCTTTCACCTGAACCTTCACTTCTACAACTGTTCAAAGTTTTCTGAAAAGTCTCATCCTCAGCTTCTTCAGGTGTCTTTCTTTGACTTTTCATCAGTCATACTACATCAAATGATCAGACTTCCAGGAAAGGTGAGCTtctgctttaaaaccagcatTAATGTTCTCttttttggcacactgtgcacATGTTTCTAGAAGCAAACGCATAAAGGAGTGGATTCAGGCAGCTATTCACAAATGTCAGTGCTGTAGCAATGTCCCTGCTGTCCCCAAAAATCTTCATCAGTCTCTCACTTTTGAGTAAAACACCTGCCACACCAAGCACATTTATGATAATATATGGCATCCAGAGGACAAAAAAGGTCACGATGATACTTGTGACCAGCCGGGTCGTCTGTGGGTTGTTGAAGAAAGCTGCCTGGTCCACTGTTCTGCAAAGGCCGATGTATGAAAAAACCACAACAGAAATTGAAACAAATCCTATCAGGGTCTCTGTCAGCTGCACGGCCACCTGCTGGGCCTCAGAAGAGAAGCTATAATCGCAGTGTGTCCAGTGCTGACTTGTGGTCAGCTGCCGAACCACTAAACGAGAGATGGACAGGATCATGGCAACCAGCCAGAGCAGAACCACCAGCCTCCTCTTTCCTAACTGATCTAAGGACCTCTGTAGGCGCACCACCTGGAGGTAGCGCTGGACACTCAGGACCATCACAGTCAGCATGCTACAATAAATGCTGCACAACACAAGATAGGTGAGGAGCTTACAGGCCACCAGGCCAAGTTTCCAGCCATTCAGTAGAGAGTAAATCCACAGAGGCAGGGTGATCAGGCAGAGCAGGTCTGATATGGCCAAATTCAGCATCAGAATCTGGCTCAGACTGGACATGTTCTCCCAGTTTGGTCTGAGAATGATCACAGCAATGTTTCCAGGAACTCCCAGCAggaagcagacagacagcaccACCGCAGAGACCAGATCGCTGGAGTCCCAGGAGGCAGGAGGTGGATGTCCAGGAGAAGAGGAGATGTTAGAAGTGACCGCAGAGGAGTTGAGTTGTTCCATGCTGCAAACTTGCTGACAGAGAAGCTGAACGTTGTGCACTGAGCCAGTGAGGATGGCAACTGTGTCAATCAGTCAGAGGAGCAAGATGATTTCCCACGATGCATTCAAAGAggaggaagtaaaaaaaaaagaaactgaattAAATTCTAAATTATGTTCCATGCACAGATTGCATGGCTTTAGAATCTGATGCATTTTCCCACATTTCCTACACAGTGAGCAACTTTCATCACAATAGAAGTAACAAGAATAGATGTGCTGCATCATGGAAATGCGTCAAAAAAGCAAATGTTGATACAACTGCTACTACCACTACTGATTAAATGAGAGGTCATACCAGACCTAGGTTACATCCCATGACAGTTATGAGCATTGACACAGCATCATGTGTTGTTCTtaccaaaaacagagcaagatAACTTTCTTCAGGACTTTGTTTTGTCTCCAGGGCCAAAGTTGATGCTCACTGTGATGAGCCGAAGCATTTACTCAACAAGCTGAAACCTACACTGTGTCCCACATCACAACTTTCCTGCTAATCTCTTCATACATCTACcatcactctttctctctcactcaaccacacacacactgtgatcaCACCATATTACAAACAGCATATATGCATCAAACTGTGTGAAGCTTTGCAGGTAGAATAACAAACTCATTgcgcagcagcaacaacaaaaactgcTTTGAGGTGGTCCAgccaaaaatatataatataggcTGGGGACCAACTTGCGTTCATGTTAACTTCCTGTtagctgatgtcattcacatacactgcaaattgcccccaacaggaaatacaaagggacacaTCTGAAATGTTAATGCGTATCAAACAATCTTTAAAACCAGAGCACTACTTTTTTTTACACCTAACAATGGAGACTCCACATATTCAAATACAGTCAATTCCATTAAATAACAGTATTTATTATACATGATGTCAAATTTAAAGCATTTTTCACACAATCATCATTTGTTTCACATTCGACCTCACtcataatgtttgtttat includes:
- the LOC144466469 gene encoding C3a anaphylatoxin chemotactic receptor-like, with amino-acid sequence MEQLNSSAVTSNISSSPGHPPPASWDSSDLVSAVVLSVCFLLGVPGNIAVIILRPNWENMSSLSQILMLNLAISDLLCLITLPLWIYSLLNGWKLGLVACKLLTYLVLCSIYCSMLTVMVLSVQRYLQVVRLQRSLDQLGKRRLVVLLWLVAMILSISRLVVRQLTTSQHWTHCDYSFSSEAQQVAVQLTETLIGFVSISVVVFSYIGLCRTVDQAAFFNNPQTTRLVTSIIVTFFVLWMPYIIINVLGVAGVLLKSERLMKIFGDSRDIATALTFVNSCLNPLLYAFASRNMCTVCQKREH